One region of Paralichthys olivaceus isolate ysfri-2021 chromosome 12, ASM2471397v2, whole genome shotgun sequence genomic DNA includes:
- the LOC109644118 gene encoding procathepsin L-like isoform X1, with protein MKLLLVFAAALAVASCASVSLEDLEFHAWKLKFGRSYNSPLEEAHRMQIWLRNRKLVLVHNIMADQGIKSYRLGMTYFADLENEEYKHLVSQGCLGPFNTSLPRGGSSFLRLSEVTDLPDTVDWRDKGYVTDVKDQKECGSCWAFSTTGSLEGQNFRKTGKLVSLSEQQLVDCSGKYGNYGCNGGLMDNAFRYIQANGGIDTEDSYPYEAEDGQCRYNPATIGAKCTGYVDVEQGDEDALKEAVATVGPVSVAIDASNPSFQLYESGVYDEPDCSSTDLDHGVLAVGYGSKDGHDYWLVKNSWGLTWGDQGYIKMSRNKHNQCGIATASSYPLV; from the exons ATGAAGCTGCTGTTGGTTTTTGCTGCCGCTCTGGCCGTGGCCAGCTGTGCCAGCGTGTCCCTGGAAGACCTGGAGTTCCACGCCTGGAAACTCAAGTTTG GAAGATCTTACAACTCTCCATTAGAGGAGGCTCATCGCATGCAAATCTGGCTCAGAAACCGCAAACTGGTGCTGGTTCACAATATCATGGCTGATCAGGGCATCAAATCCTACCGCCTTGGCATGACCTACTTTGCAGACCTG GAAAATGAGGAGTACAAGCACCTGGTTTCTCAGGGCTGCCTGGGCCCCTTCAACACTTCTCTGCCTCGTGGTGGCTCCTCCTTTCTACGGTTGTCTGAAGTCACTGATCTGCCAGACACTGTCGATTGGAGGGACAAGGGCTACGTCACTGACGTCAAGGATCAGAAAGAGTGTGGCTCCTGCTGGGCCTTCAGTACA ACTGGTTCGCTGGAGGGTCAGAACTTCAGGAAGACAGGGAAGCTGGTGTCCCTGagtgagcagcagctggtggacTGCTCTGGTAAATATGGCAACTATGGCTGCAATGGAGGCTTAATGGACAATGCCTTCCGCTACATTCAGGCCAACGGAGGTATAGACACCGAGGACTCCTACCCATATGAGGCAGAG GACGGACAGTGCCGTTACAACCCTGCCACCATCGGTGCCAAATGCACCGGCTACGTTGATGTAGAACAAGGTGATGAAGACGCCCTGAAGGAGGCTGTGGCCACTGTTGGACCCGTGTCTGTGGCCATCGATGCTTCTAATCCATCTTTCCAGTTATACGAATCAG GAGTGTATGATGAGCCGGattgcagcagcacagactTGGATCACGGTGTACTCGCTGTGGGTTACGGCAGTAAAGACGGACATGACTATTGGCTGGTTAAGAACAG ctggGGTCTAACCTGGGGAGACCAGGGATACATCAAGATGAGCAGGAACAAACACAACCAGTGTGGCATTGCTACTGCATCCAGCTACCCCCTGGTCTGA